A single Pseudodesulfovibrio aespoeensis Aspo-2 DNA region contains:
- a CDS encoding GltB/FmdC/FwdC-like GXGXG domain-containing protein — MTKRKQKTLVAGRTYYKQFNEEIRALVREGVTDFVIKECNGQRYLATALEGDLTFDIYGVPGQDLAAFMRGPKIRIRNNAQDGVGNTMDGGRIIIEGLAGDVIGYAMRGGEIFIKGDVGYRVGIHMKAYLDHQPKIVVGGKAGDFLGEYMAGGIILLLGMFSDKPDAPVAGRSLGTGMHGGVIYVRGEVPEHQLGPGLHAQPVDSEDLKVIGALVEDYARELKLDSKEIMSENFVKIRPFSHRPYGNLYVPC; from the coding sequence ATGACCAAGAGAAAGCAGAAGACCCTGGTGGCGGGCCGCACCTACTACAAGCAGTTCAACGAGGAGATACGCGCCCTGGTTCGCGAGGGCGTCACGGATTTCGTCATCAAGGAGTGCAACGGCCAGCGCTATCTGGCCACGGCCCTTGAAGGCGACCTCACCTTCGACATATACGGCGTGCCGGGTCAGGATCTGGCCGCCTTCATGCGCGGTCCCAAGATCCGCATCCGCAACAACGCCCAGGACGGTGTGGGCAACACCATGGACGGCGGGCGCATCATCATCGAGGGCCTCGCGGGCGATGTCATCGGCTACGCCATGCGCGGAGGCGAGATATTCATCAAGGGCGATGTCGGCTACCGGGTGGGCATCCACATGAAGGCCTACCTCGACCACCAGCCGAAAATCGTGGTGGGCGGCAAGGCCGGCGACTTTCTCGGAGAATATATGGCTGGCGGAATTATTTTGCTCTTGGGCATGTTTTCTGATAAGCCTGATGCGCCTGTTGCCGGACGGAGTCTGGGAACGGGCATGCACGGCGGCGTGATCTATGTCCGCGGCGAGGTGCCCGAACATCAGCTCGGACCCGGCCTGCACGCGCAGCCCGTGGACTCCGAAGACCTGAAGGTCATCGGGGCCTTGGTCGAGGATTACGCCAGGGAATTGAAGCTGGACAGCAAGGAAATAATGAGCGAGAACTTCGTCAAAATTCGTCCGTTTTCGCATCGGCCTTACGGGAACCTCTACGTTCCCTGCTAA
- a CDS encoding NAD(P)/FAD-dependent oxidoreductase, with product MKYVIIGNGIASIGAIEGIRKVDAASEILVIGAEDSPAYGRPLISYLLAGKIGPDRLSLRPREFYEKSNVTLKLGTTVTAIDIAAQTVTTDRGETIGYENLLIATGGIPFTPPIPGADGSDVYNFTNLAHAQTLIAKAREIKRAVVIGGGLIGLKAGESLFDRGVEVTILELSPRILSLAFDENAASLAGGRLAEVGLAVRCGVSAKEIQRDSAGNLKGVHLTDGDFLQTDVVVIAIGVVPNYGLAKASGIEVDRGIKVDDHMRASAQGVFAAGDVAQARDLLFGDDRVIPIWTNAYNQGFCAGKNMAGADIRFIGSLAMNSISFYGLPTISVGTVNPPEGDPAYEVSITLDEKKKSYRKLVFQNDHLVGYVLVGDIDMAGMYTAFVKFQMPIPEEARKQLVAGAPDVLMWPDDFFRETWNPGREAWNPGTHE from the coding sequence ATGAAATATGTCATCATAGGCAACGGCATCGCCTCCATCGGGGCCATCGAGGGCATCCGCAAGGTCGATGCCGCAAGCGAGATACTGGTCATCGGAGCCGAGGATTCCCCGGCCTACGGGCGTCCGCTCATCTCCTACCTGCTGGCGGGCAAGATCGGCCCGGACAGGCTCTCCCTGCGGCCCAGGGAATTCTACGAGAAGAGCAACGTCACCCTGAAGCTCGGCACCACGGTCACGGCCATCGACATCGCTGCCCAGACCGTGACCACGGACAGGGGCGAGACCATCGGCTACGAGAACCTGCTCATCGCCACGGGCGGCATCCCCTTCACCCCGCCCATCCCCGGCGCGGACGGATCCGACGTGTACAACTTCACCAATCTGGCCCACGCCCAGACCCTCATCGCCAAGGCCCGCGAGATCAAGCGGGCCGTGGTCATCGGCGGCGGGCTCATCGGCCTCAAGGCGGGCGAGTCGCTCTTTGACCGGGGCGTGGAGGTGACCATCCTCGAACTCTCGCCGCGCATCTTAAGCCTCGCCTTTGACGAAAACGCCGCGTCGCTCGCGGGCGGCAGGCTGGCCGAGGTGGGGCTGGCCGTGCGCTGCGGCGTGTCGGCCAAGGAGATTCAGCGCGACAGCGCGGGCAATCTCAAGGGGGTGCACCTGACCGACGGCGACTTCCTCCAGACCGACGTGGTGGTCATCGCCATCGGCGTGGTGCCCAACTACGGGCTGGCCAAGGCGTCCGGCATCGAGGTGGACCGGGGCATCAAGGTGGACGACCACATGCGCGCCAGCGCGCAAGGCGTGTTCGCGGCGGGCGACGTGGCCCAAGCCAGGGATCTGCTTTTTGGCGACGACCGGGTCATCCCCATCTGGACCAACGCCTACAACCAGGGCTTTTGTGCGGGCAAGAACATGGCCGGGGCGGACATCCGGTTCATCGGCAGCCTGGCCATGAACTCCATCAGCTTCTACGGCCTGCCGACCATCTCGGTGGGCACGGTCAACCCGCCCGAGGGCGATCCCGCCTACGAGGTGTCCATCACCTTGGACGAAAAGAAGAAAAGCTACCGCAAGCTCGTGTTCCAGAACGACCATCTGGTGGGCTATGTCCTGGTGGGCGACATCGACATGGCAGGCATGTACACGGCCTTTGTCAAGTTCCAGATGCCCATCCCCGAGGAGGCGCGCAAGCAGCTCGTGGCCGGCGCGCCGGACGTGCTCATGTGGCCCGACGACTTCTTCCGGGAGACCTGGAATCCTGGGCGCGAGGCCTGGAATCCGGGGACTCACGAATAA
- a CDS encoding glutamate synthase-related protein, producing the protein MLFQPVNKNYHEFCIDRDPDLCINCKVCVRQCSYQAHYFDEARQKVMHDNTKCIGCHRCEALCPTAALNIRNKPSDFRANKLWRPVFLQNIYKQADTGGVLLAGMGSPVDIPVYWDRMLLDASQVTNPSIDPLREPMELKTFLGAKPRQLKIETDKNGKSTLKTKLSPQIELDVPIMFAAMSFGAINFNLHQAMARAATEMGTVYNTGEGGLHKSLYKYGKNTIVQVASGRFGVHLDYLKAGVGIEIKVGQGAKPGIGGHLPGEKINNMVSETRMVPIGSDAISPAPHHDIYSIEDLLQLIFALKEASEYKVPVAVKIAAVHNVAAIASGIVRAGADIVTIDGMRGGTGAAPAMIRDNVGIPIELALAQVDQRLRDEGIRNQASIVAAGGIRCSADVVKAIALGADAVYIGTATLIAVGCTICGRCYTGKCPWGIATNDPKLSKRQNPDIAAKKLSNLLRAWGHEIEEMLGGMGLNSIESLRGNRDKLRGVGLSDTELDILGIKHAGR; encoded by the coding sequence TTGCTGTTTCAACCCGTCAATAAAAACTACCATGAGTTTTGCATTGACCGCGATCCCGACCTGTGCATCAACTGCAAGGTCTGCGTGCGTCAGTGTTCCTATCAGGCCCATTACTTTGACGAGGCCCGGCAAAAGGTCATGCACGACAACACCAAGTGTATCGGCTGCCATCGCTGCGAGGCGCTCTGTCCCACGGCTGCCCTGAACATCCGCAACAAGCCCTCGGATTTCAGGGCCAACAAACTGTGGCGGCCCGTGTTCCTCCAGAACATCTACAAGCAGGCGGACACCGGAGGCGTGTTGCTGGCGGGGATGGGCTCGCCGGTTGACATCCCAGTCTACTGGGACCGCATGCTGCTCGACGCCAGCCAGGTGACAAACCCGTCCATTGACCCGTTGCGTGAGCCCATGGAGCTCAAGACCTTTCTCGGAGCCAAGCCGAGGCAGCTCAAGATCGAAACCGACAAAAACGGCAAATCCACCCTCAAGACCAAACTCTCCCCGCAGATCGAGCTCGATGTACCCATCATGTTTGCGGCCATGAGCTTCGGGGCAATCAATTTCAATCTGCATCAGGCCATGGCCCGCGCGGCCACCGAGATGGGCACGGTCTACAACACCGGCGAGGGCGGCCTGCACAAGTCCCTCTACAAGTACGGCAAGAACACCATTGTCCAGGTGGCCTCGGGCCGTTTCGGCGTGCATCTCGACTATCTCAAGGCGGGCGTGGGCATCGAAATCAAGGTGGGGCAGGGCGCCAAGCCCGGCATCGGGGGCCATCTGCCCGGTGAAAAGATCAACAACATGGTCTCCGAGACGCGCATGGTGCCCATCGGGTCCGACGCCATCTCCCCGGCCCCGCACCACGACATCTATTCCATCGAGGACCTGCTCCAGCTCATCTTTGCCCTCAAGGAGGCCTCGGAGTACAAGGTGCCGGTGGCCGTCAAGATCGCGGCGGTGCACAACGTGGCCGCCATCGCCTCGGGCATTGTCCGGGCGGGCGCGGACATCGTCACCATCGACGGCATGCGCGGCGGCACGGGCGCGGCCCCGGCCATGATCCGCGACAACGTGGGCATTCCCATCGAGCTGGCCCTGGCCCAGGTGGACCAGCGGCTGCGCGACGAGGGCATCCGCAACCAGGCGTCCATCGTGGCCGCGGGCGGCATCCGCTGCTCGGCGGACGTGGTCAAGGCCATCGCGCTGGGCGCGGACGCCGTGTACATCGGCACGGCCACCCTCATCGCCGTGGGCTGCACCATCTGTGGCCGCTGCTACACCGGCAAGTGCCCCTGGGGCATCGCCACCAACGACCCCAAGCTCTCCAAGCGGCAGAATCCGGACATCGCGGCCAAGAAGCTCTCGAATCTGCTCCGCGCCTGGGGCCACGAGATCGAGGAGATGCTCGGCGGCATGGGGCTCAATTCCATTGAGAGCCTGCGCGGCAACCGCGACAAGCTGCGCGGGGTCGGCCTTTCCGACACGGAACTCGACATCCTCGGCATCAAGCACGCCGGGCGCTAG
- a CDS encoding class II glutamine amidotransferase, translated as MKAPERYHDFQKDISGCGIFGVIHKKRGLIPGQMPIAAMTCMHDRGNGLGGGFAAYGIYPEHDDKYCFHMMCDGEAAIEGSEKLLRAYFDLHHFEPIPTRRVLSIPRPPRFNRYFVTVPEKPVNEFSELAEEDYVVAVVMKINTSVGGAFVVSSGKNMGAFKGVGFPEDIADFFRLEEYSAYIWTGHNRFPTNTPGWWGGAHPFTILNWSIVHNGEISSYGINRRYLCEHDYLCTMMTDTEVVAYELDMLIRKHGLSWEMAAKCFAPPFWDEMERMDADDRELYTALRATYGPAMLNGPFAILVADNTRLMGLNDRIKLRPLLVAEKDDMVFMSSEESAVREVCPELDRVWMPKAGEPVIVDLEG; from the coding sequence ATGAAAGCGCCTGAACGGTATCATGATTTTCAAAAGGATATTTCCGGTTGCGGGATATTCGGCGTCATCCACAAGAAGCGCGGCCTGATCCCGGGCCAGATGCCCATCGCGGCCATGACCTGCATGCATGACCGTGGCAACGGCCTGGGTGGGGGGTTCGCGGCCTACGGCATCTACCCGGAACACGACGACAAGTACTGCTTCCACATGATGTGCGACGGCGAGGCGGCCATCGAGGGGTCGGAGAAGCTGTTGCGCGCCTATTTCGACCTGCACCACTTCGAGCCGATCCCCACGCGCCGGGTGCTTTCCATCCCCAGGCCGCCGAGATTCAATCGCTATTTCGTGACCGTGCCCGAAAAGCCGGTCAACGAGTTCTCCGAACTGGCCGAGGAGGACTATGTGGTGGCCGTGGTCATGAAGATCAACACCTCTGTTGGGGGCGCGTTCGTCGTCTCCAGCGGCAAGAACATGGGCGCGTTCAAGGGTGTTGGCTTTCCCGAGGACATCGCCGACTTCTTCCGCCTGGAGGAATACAGCGCCTACATCTGGACCGGCCACAACCGTTTCCCCACCAACACTCCGGGCTGGTGGGGCGGGGCGCATCCCTTCACCATCCTCAACTGGTCCATCGTCCACAACGGCGAGATATCGTCCTACGGCATCAACCGCCGCTACCTGTGCGAGCACGACTACCTGTGCACCATGATGACCGACACCGAGGTGGTGGCCTACGAACTGGACATGCTCATCCGCAAGCACGGGCTCTCCTGGGAGATGGCCGCCAAGTGCTTTGCCCCGCCTTTCTGGGACGAGATGGAGCGCATGGACGCGGACGACAGGGAGTTGTACACCGCGCTGCGCGCCACCTACGGCCCGGCCATGCTCAACGGTCCCTTTGCCATCCTCGTGGCCGACAACACCCGGCTCATGGGTCTCAACGACCGCATCAAGCTGCGGCCCCTGCTGGTGGCCGAAAAAGATGACATGGTCTTCATGTCCAGCGAGGAATCCGCCGTGCGCGAAGTGTGTCCCGAGCTGGACAGGGTCTGGATGCCCAAGGCGGGCGAACCGGTTATCGTGGATCTGGAGGGCTAG
- the yajC gene encoding preprotein translocase subunit YajC encodes MFFDSIAYAMAPPSGGGESGGLGGILGGPLPMLVLMFAIFYFLLIRPQQKKQKLHKAMLDALRKGDKVWTNGGILGVIVDIDGDNLTIEIAAGVNVVIKRGFVADKDGASAADNKK; translated from the coding sequence ATGTTCTTCGATTCCATAGCCTACGCGATGGCGCCGCCCTCTGGCGGCGGAGAGTCCGGCGGTCTCGGCGGCATCCTCGGCGGCCCGCTGCCGATGCTCGTCCTGATGTTCGCCATTTTCTACTTCCTGCTCATCCGCCCGCAGCAGAAAAAGCAAAAGCTGCACAAGGCCATGCTCGACGCCCTCAGAAAGGGCGACAAGGTGTGGACCAATGGTGGCATTCTCGGCGTCATCGTCGATATCGACGGCGACAATCTCACCATTGAGATCGCCGCTGGTGTCAATGTCGTGATCAAGCGCGGTTTCGTCGCCGACAAAGACGGCGCTTCCGCAGCAGACAACAAGAAGTAG
- the secD gene encoding protein translocase subunit SecD, which translates to MQSLRLRILATLVVLILGLAYMLPSIPGVKESPLGALLPGNSVSLGLDLKGGIHLTLGVDMDTAMHNNLSRLGDDLKAAAAEEGIFILRPTVISSSRLELVLLKGDQKAGFDTVIDRFSPFSVEDTQVLGDGKIKYVLSIPAQYRDELTKLTMDQAIKTIRNRIDQFGVAEPDIRKQQGDRIQIQLPGLQDPERAINIIGQTAHLEFKMVDDTADLDKAKSGILAPGRELSTLVTTHAGGGQTEAPIVLKKDAVLTGEYITDAKVQLDTWNQPYVSITFNARGGTIFANLTGENVNKRMAIVLDGKVYSAPVIQEKISGGKASITGNFTREEARDLAVVLRAGSLPAPVVILEQRTVGPSLGQESIDKGIMSALVGMGLILVFMVVYYGFAGVVADLVLCLNIMLIMSGLALFGATLTLPGIAGIILTIGMAVDANVIIYERIREELRRGLTVRAAIEEGYSRATLTIMDANVTTIIAAVILYQFGTGPVRGFAVTLTLGIISSMFTAIFVSRILFDLYTKSGSQSAKLNI; encoded by the coding sequence ATGCAGAGTCTGCGCCTTAGAATCCTCGCAACCCTGGTCGTCCTGATCCTTGGACTGGCCTACATGCTGCCGTCCATCCCCGGCGTGAAAGAGTCGCCGCTGGGCGCGCTGCTGCCCGGCAACTCGGTCAGCCTCGGCCTCGACCTCAAGGGCGGTATCCACCTGACGCTTGGCGTCGACATGGACACCGCCATGCACAACAATCTTTCCCGCCTGGGTGACGATCTCAAGGCCGCAGCCGCCGAGGAGGGCATTTTCATCCTCCGGCCCACGGTGATCTCCTCATCCCGCCTGGAACTGGTGCTGCTCAAAGGCGACCAAAAGGCCGGTTTCGACACGGTGATCGACAGGTTCAGCCCGTTCAGCGTCGAGGACACCCAGGTCCTTGGCGACGGCAAGATCAAGTATGTCCTTTCGATACCGGCGCAGTATCGCGACGAGTTGACCAAGCTGACCATGGATCAGGCCATCAAGACCATCCGCAACCGCATCGACCAGTTCGGCGTGGCCGAGCCGGACATCCGCAAGCAGCAGGGCGACCGCATCCAGATCCAGTTGCCCGGCCTGCAGGACCCGGAGCGCGCCATCAACATCATCGGCCAGACCGCCCACCTCGAATTCAAGATGGTGGACGACACGGCTGACCTGGACAAGGCCAAGAGCGGCATCCTCGCCCCTGGCCGCGAGCTTTCGACCCTGGTCACCACCCATGCGGGAGGCGGGCAGACCGAGGCTCCCATCGTGCTCAAGAAGGATGCCGTGCTTACCGGCGAATACATCACCGACGCCAAGGTGCAGCTCGACACCTGGAACCAGCCCTACGTTTCGATCACCTTCAACGCGCGCGGCGGCACCATCTTCGCCAACCTGACCGGCGAAAACGTCAACAAGCGCATGGCCATCGTCCTGGACGGCAAGGTCTATTCGGCTCCCGTCATCCAGGAGAAGATCAGCGGCGGCAAGGCGTCCATCACCGGCAATTTCACCCGGGAAGAGGCGCGTGACCTGGCTGTGGTCCTGCGCGCCGGTTCGCTGCCCGCGCCGGTCGTCATCCTGGAACAACGCACGGTCGGACCCTCCCTGGGGCAGGAATCCATCGACAAGGGCATCATGTCCGCCCTGGTGGGCATGGGCCTGATACTCGTCTTCATGGTCGTCTACTACGGCTTTGCCGGAGTCGTGGCCGATCTGGTCCTGTGCCTGAACATCATGCTGATCATGAGCGGCCTGGCCCTGTTCGGTGCGACTCTGACCCTGCCGGGCATCGCGGGCATCATCCTGACCATCGGCATGGCCGTGGACGCCAACGTCATCATCTACGAGCGCATCCGCGAGGAACTGCGGCGCGGGCTGACCGTCCGGGCGGCCATCGAGGAAGGGTACAGCCGCGCCACCCTGACCATCATGGACGCCAACGTGACCACCATCATCGCGGCGGTCATCCTCTACCAGTTCGGCACCGGACCGGTACGGGGCTTTGCCGTCACCCTGACGCTTGGCATCATCTCCTCGATGTTCACCGCCATCTTCGTGTCGCGCATCCTGTTCGACCTGTACACAAAAAGCGGCTCCCAAAGCGCCAAGCTGAACATTTAA
- a CDS encoding 4Fe-4S dicluster domain-containing protein produces MKRVYPDKSYCIGCHLCELACITAHSASKDIIIAYRDERAATGLSPCKRVFEKGDTCVAISCRHCDEPSCVAACISGGLYKDPETGRTVYDRDKCVGCWSCLMACPYGAIRRHPIENKIVKCDLCEGRAEGPACVQACPNAALKYEER; encoded by the coding sequence ATGAAAAGAGTCTACCCCGACAAATCCTACTGTATCGGCTGCCATCTCTGCGAGCTGGCCTGCATCACCGCCCATTCCGCGAGCAAGGATATCATCATCGCCTACCGCGACGAGCGCGCGGCAACCGGCCTCTCGCCCTGCAAGCGCGTGTTCGAGAAGGGCGACACCTGCGTGGCCATCAGCTGCCGCCACTGCGACGAGCCGTCCTGCGTGGCGGCCTGCATCTCGGGCGGACTTTACAAGGACCCCGAAACCGGGCGCACCGTGTACGACCGCGACAAGTGCGTGGGCTGCTGGTCCTGCCTCATGGCCTGTCCCTACGGGGCCATCCGCAGGCACCCCATCGAGAACAAGATCGTCAAGTGCGACCTGTGCGAGGGCAGGGCGGAAGGCCCGGCCTGTGTCCAGGCATGCCCCAACGCGGCCCTGAAGTACGAGGAGCGGTAG